From one Coregonus clupeaformis isolate EN_2021a unplaced genomic scaffold, ASM2061545v1 scaf1508, whole genome shotgun sequence genomic stretch:
- the LOC121559231 gene encoding all-trans retinoic acid-induced differentiation factor-like → MTAGSSQQNAAGVLLIIHLCFYGGYQLTELQVCHLCNGTVQNGTALGQFCSAAAGLIDGRCCLLRKQNPSNADYVIGLDLSNCSLSHVEDLQEASTAAMIDLSLNPIVNLNNSLFQGFIQLGYLALPANLACPGGNASWDKVEVKGDTCHCEGQKDICNLTGHLSLNCPENSLCSAYGPGFFECSCVDDFHGYKCLREGKFPIIQVFGLLGASTVLVSILLWVTQRRKVKSV, encoded by the exons ATGACAGCTGGATCCAGCCAGCAGAATGCAGCAGGGGTCTTATTAATCATTCATTTATGTTTCTATGGGGGTTATCAACTGACTGAGTTACAG GTATGCCACCTCTGCAACGGAACAGTGCAGAACGGCACCGCTCTGGGCCAGTTCTGTTCCGCGGCTGCGGGTTTGATTGACGGACGCTGCTGCCTACTGCGAAAACAAAACCCAAGCAATGCTGACTACGTCATTGG GTTGGACCTATCAAACTGTTCTCTAAGCCATGTCGAGGACCTTCAAGAGGCATCAACAGCTGCAATGAT AGATCTCTCACTGAACCCCATAGTTAACCTGAACAATTCACTGTTTCAAGGCTTCATCCAGCTGGGTTACCT GGCTCTGCCTGCCAACCTGGCCTGTCCAGGAGGCAATGCATCGTGGGATAAGGTGGAGGTCAAAGGGGACACATGTCATTGTGAAGGACAGAAGGACATCTGCAACCTGACTGGACACCTGT CGTTGAACTGCCCGGAGAACTCCCTCTGTTCAGCATACGGTCCAGGCTTCTTTGAGTGTAGCTGTGTGGACGACTTCCATGGATACAAGTGTCTTCGAGAG GGGAAGTTCCCTATAATCCAGGTGTTCGGGCTTCTAGGGGCCTCCACAGTCCTGGTCTCCATCCTGCTATGGGTCACCCAGAGACGCAAGGTCAAATCTGTCTGA